A segment of the Apteryx mantelli isolate bAptMan1 chromosome 13, bAptMan1.hap1, whole genome shotgun sequence genome:
GGAGATCAATTCAGTGATCTCCTACTTGTAGCTGAGGCACCTAACATACAAAGGAAGGCTGGATCTTGGACTCAGGAGATATCCTGCAGTCCCTTGCTACAGCAAGCAGAAAGCTCTTCCTGGAATGGCTGATAAGCCTTCTGGATCAACTCGACAATTAATGAGAGCTCAAGCTCACTTGCCCATGCAAAGTCGGGCCTCTTTCCTCTCTTAACACAGAGCTTTTATGTTAACAAAATGAACCATGGGCCAGTCTTGGACCTGTGCTCTATTGACAGTGCAAATAGAACCAAGGAGACTTGAGAATCAAGAGACCTGCCCAGCCAAACACTATAAAGCCCTGCAAGAAAACAAAGTAGCACAGATGGGGGTTGTTTCAAATTGGATTTTAGGTCATGCTGATTCTTCTTCACAGATCTTTTCAGCTCTGTGTCATAGGAGCCATAGCTGAAAGGAAGGGGTACAGTCAGAGCACCTTTGCACCCTGCCTACTGAAAGTAGCCAGTTGGCATAATTTGGAAGTCTTTAAAATTAGACTGGCTTAGAATCAGCCTCAGGACCACAGAGTTGGAAACAGTTCCTTTGAGCCCTTCCTATACAATGGTGAGAGCACAGTGTTTTTTGGTATGTAGAACTTGAAGTCTTATTTACTTCTTTCATACTGACAGTATGCACTTATATTTGTGAAATCAGCACTGGGTCAGGCTTTACCCAAGTATCCATTAGATTTACAGCAAACATTTTATTTGCTAGACTTGTGACTTGAGACAGCTGGATACTAAGAAGATAATGGCAGATCTGAGTCATCAAAAAGCAGgattgcaaaagaaaaaggatgTTGAGGATTTCctacatctgcagtactgcatcATTCTATGTCTTTTGCTAACTATGGGTTCTGTAAGTGATTATTAGCTATTCCACACTGTGGGAAATATGAATGAAGATTGTGAGGAAGTATTAAAGTATGTCAGTCAGTTTTTAGCTGTCTTTGTTGTATTTATGAAGCAGCCCTATAGAAAGCAAGAACTCAAGGGCAATCTCTTTAGGACAACCTTGTAATAATTCCATCCCTCTGTGTACATAACCAGGCACAGATGCAATTCCACTCTCAACCTCTAAAACTGTATCTgcacatttttgtttattttcatttgtgcaCGTGTATAAATTAGCATTTACAAACCAAATTCCCAAGTAGTCCTTCAAGACTGCAGTCAATTTGTCACAAACATTTTGGGCCCTTAAAGGCTTGCTGTTTCAGTAGCCAAAAACTGTTTTAAGGCTATTCTTGCTAGACCAGTATCAGAGGTTTTAACCCTAGCACACTACAAGCCTAAAAATGGACTATAAtacctttttttctgtatttatttctccTGTGCAATTAATAATTCCATCTGCATCTTTATCTTTGCTTTTCACGTAGTATTTTATTGAAAGCTTGGTTAAACTCCCATTGAAACAAGATACTAACTACACCTCTATCAATTTCTGATTCTCTTACTTTTGGGGGGTTCGAAGGTCAAGAACCTTGTCCTGGATATCTAAAGTGATGTCCGAGAACTTTGTTTCTGGCAGTTTGATTTTAATCTGAAATAACAAGCAGAGGTAAAGCTGTGATTAGTTGTGCAGCCCTACAAACCATAAAAGATCTCATATCTTCATGATCATTTTGATGTTAGTGTCAAAGAGCAACATTCTAAGCAGGCAATCTGTATTAGAGAAAATATGAGAAAGTGATAATCAGTGCTTTCAATAGCTCTGTTATTTATTGATACCTTATTTTCTACAAAATCTTGAGCTGATAATATACTTGAAAGGTATTCTACATCCACCAAAAGCCCCTGGGTTTGTTTATTCTAAGGACAGCTTGCTTCAGCTAGAAAAACCATATAGCAGTTACATCTCTCCTGAACTTTAGAAAGCAGCAAAGTCCCTGATCATATAATAAATGGGACAGGATCTGATACCTGTAACTTTAAAGACTGCCACAGTATTGTAGTACTCTGCTAACTCGTACTTTGTAATAGATGCAGGCAGAAGAAAACTGTCTCTTCCTGCCTAGCCCCCCCCTTTCCCACAAAAAATCATGTCTAAGATGAGACATCATGTTGGAGCTACTTTCATTTCCCACAAGTCTGTATGTAGTATACATTTGCATTGATTCTTTCTCTTTTGAGTACAGTGTCCTTGAGGAGCTACACAAGTTCCTCAGATTAGCAAGGGTAAATATCATCTACAAGTATGTGGAAAGATACAAGAAAATCCCATAGAAGGCCAAAAGCTGCAATATAGCTTGATGTTTATGTTCTGTGTCTTGAGAAGAGGGCAAGATTGAaaggaggctgcagggaaaggctACAGAGAAGGGATGGGAGATACAGGCTCAGCGTACCACCATGTCTTCACAGCAGGCTGTGGAAGGGTCTTTCCTGCTCATCCCTAAGAAGATGTCCTCTGTTCCCACCCGCTGTTTGAATAAAATATCATAcctgagagacagagagaaaattaGTTGTCTCACACCACACTGGAGAAGCGGCAGGAGACTAAAGGAGGCTGCATTTCTCAAGGGACTGACCATAAACCTTTGTATCAGTGCTCCTGTCCTTATCACATTCTCTCTCCTCCTTGCCAGTCTCCCTTCAAGCCTTCAATCCGTctgcatgagattttttttcagagccaAGAATGACACAGTTGGCTGGAAGACGTGTAGAACATTCACACCACCTTCCAAGGTATTCACTTTACTTCCTCCACCTCACTAACCAGTCTTTGCAGGATCagggagcagagaaagcatcCTAAATGAATATGATACTTATCAACTAGTCAACCAACACAGTATCTTGAGAAAAGGATACTGTCACATAATCACATCTCTGACTGTGTTCTGTTCTGTCATTCATCATACTCTTGGAGCATGGGAATAACACTGTTTTCTTGCCTAATTGTAATTATTTTGCGTTTGGCCAACATtgattttctccccctccaaATCAATTTGTCCAATCCTGAATGCTACAAAATTTGGAATCATATGTTCTCTTGCTCTTGAGATTTAATGGATGAGGAAATACAACTAAATATTGTATTTAGAACATATATTACTCCTAATAAATTGAGCAAAAGGAGTCATTCTCTATACTATTGGGAAAAGTGTATGGCAAGAGTCTTCTTCACATCTCCACTGGTCATGTGCATATGTAACAATTTCTCTCAGTCAATGAGAAATCTGTCTAATAGCTCTGGATGCACCTCTCAAACCATCTGTTTTCCTTTTGGGCCATTTTCAGTGAATTAATACAATGAACTATTACAAAGATTTATACTCTTCTCATCTGTGCAATGCAGTACATAATCGCTTGAGGCATGCCACTCTTTCCCCAGCAGGGAAGAATCAAGAAAAAATGGCATGAGAAAAACATCCATTGTGGCCACAACACAAATAGAGAGCATGTTCTATACCTCACAGGTGATAAGTTTCAAATAAGAACAAACATACAACAGTATGCAGAGATATAGCTGAATGCCAAATCCCTCTTCACTTGTTGCTTCTTTAAAGGCAACAATCAGTACTCGTTCCTTTGTCCTTCCATGATACAAATTTTTCAGATGGCTGTATTTTACTCAAACACAGTAGGTGCTATTTAACACATTTCCATCAAAGCTATGTAAAACCAATGTAGGCAGTCTCAGCTCGCTTACACTTACTCTGGCTGTTCCCTAGGATCCCAGGTATCATCAAATTCTGATCCTTCTGGGACCTCCTCTGTATTCCAAATAGTTTTACTATTTTCAGATTTCACTTGAAAAGTACCTGTAACTGGTGATAAGAAAGAAATCACACTATCATATTTTAGAATGTCTATTTTTTTCTAGATTTGCTAAAAACATATGTTTTTCTAGGCTATAATTATGAtgtatttttttgataaaaaGATTTTCTAACAATTGTGATCTCCTTCACCTGGATACCATATGAAAGAGAATTGGCAAACAGAGGATGTTTTCACTTCTATTCCCTTAAATTTCCTTTACCCAACCTCTGTGTAAAGGAAATCTTGCTTTCAGGCATAAAATATATAGCATTTCAAAATGGATAATATGTAGAAGTACATGAAATATTTATCTTTCCCTAAGCCCTCTGACAAGAGATTTTAAGTGAGCAGAGATGTTTACAATAGGATCTCTTTTCCTCATATAAATCCAGTTCTTACCATTAACTATTGAGCGTAACCCAGACAAGATACTGAAGACTCATGAAAGTTCATTGACAGAATAGCATGGTTTATGTCTATCCTAcatggaaaaatgtattttttatttatctgGTAAATCTTCAGCTTGAAGGTTTTTATAGTCAGATCTCTGATTATTTTTTGATTCCCAAGCAAAAACAGTCTATTTTGTTATATTTGCTAAAGTTTGCTACACCCATCCTGGTCCTTGTTGACCTTTCTTATGGCTCATAACTAAGCTGCCCAATATGTGATGGTATTAGCTTCAGGAGGAACATTATATCAACTTTGCTAAAACTATACTtgggtttctttctttcctgaacaCAATCCAAGGTGCTGAAACAAATTTATGAACCCTCAAGGTTTTGGTTCTTGTTGTTTGAAAGTCTGTCCTTCTATATGCTGCCAGAACATCTGGAGTCAGATAAAGCACCTTAATTGTCCTGGATTTCCTGGCAAAGAAATAGGTGTAGTGAGGAGGAAAACTGAAATACACTTTTCTCTTTGTCTGTCAGATTTTAGCATGTCGAAGGCAGCACTGAATAAAGcttatttttcttccagtgtttTGTATAAATAGGTTTGTGAGACTTTTGGGGGGAATATGGTATGTCTGTTTCACGGTGCACTTAGCTTTTCATCCTCCTGAGAAGGATGGACTCAGTTCCATGCAATTTATTCTGTGAAGATCCTTTCAGATGAGTATTTAAAAGCTCATCCTCCTTGTCTGCTCTAAGGGAGCATTAACTGTTCAATGGCAGTTCTTATACAGAGCTTTTCGCTGCTTAGTTATGATTCCCCTCAGCCCATGATCAGGCTGTATTCCATACCGTTTATCTTCTCCACTTGAGGTTTCTACCTTCTGAAGCTACCCTTTCTGCTGCCCTTCATATATGTTTCAGCTTTCAGGAAAAGAAGTATTTCACAATGTAATTGTAAAAATAGTAGTGCTATTTCCCTCTCAACTCAAAGGCCAGTGACCACTCAATTCTTGAAGCAAGCTGTGTCAGTAGTAACTCTTAAAATAGCTGTTTTATTCTGCTAACGTGTGACTGAATGCTAAACTGTACAAACAACCCTTCTTACCAGTGGTTTCTTTCTTTACTGGTCCAATATTACCAGGAGCCATGGCACTAACAGAACAGTGTGGCTGCAAAAAAAGCCAAATGAAACTTTAATTAATTTTCACAGAGCCCAGATCAATAACAATAACATCCAGTAACAATATTATCCAGGGTCAATCAAGTCAGTGATAGGATCCAAAAGTATTCTCAACTTCATGACTGAACCATTGAATATACTCTCTTCCTCACTCTCACTTAGCAGAGAATGATCTTGATACATTGGGTTTAAACAGAACTCAGAAGTACAGTCTTACAGACAGATGCGCTATTTTTTGTGTATTAGTTTCCATGGCATTTTGACAAAACTGTCCTGCTTTGCCTGCCATGAAAATACTGCAACAAGCCAGGGGTGCTACATGCAAATCTCATCACAGCATTTGGATTCCTTTTAACACTAGAGATCATAGGAGGCAACAACATTTTCCTCTAATTATGAAGCAATTTAGTGCTAATAGGCCGATGTGAAGCATTTCTATATGTATGAAGATTCCTTGGCTTGATAAAAGTGCCTCATATGCACAGAACATTCAATTAAATCAAAATGAAGATTTCAAAATACCCAGATTGACTCAGACTTAATTGACATCACTTGTGGCAATTTTTCATTTCCGTCTCTGAAGAGTTATTCATTTTATTAATAAGATGTAAAGTTCTTTTAAAACTGGGATGATTACTGCAGAGATGTACAGCAATAATACCAGctttaaaagcaaacataaaagAGCTGAAGGGTAGTCAGAGTGTGAAGGACCACATCTACTATCTACCGAAAGGAAATCTCAAGGGAAATGCACCCCCTTCGTCCCAAATGTTCATTACTACTGTTACTATTAGGGCACATCTGCTGGGTCAGCCAGCTGGCTCTTCTTTGAAGGGTGATGTTAGGGAGGATTACTGAGACATGTGCCATTTTTGTTACTCAGGTCATAAAAAGACTTGTTCAAATCCTAAGAGACTTTTCAAAGAGTTTTGAACATTCCTTGCGGCCTTGTACATTGTGATTGTTGGCACGTGTGGTCCTCCTGGGCATAACAGACAGATATTTCTCCCTAGCACACATGCATACCTAGATAAAACCAGCAGCAGTATATTGTGGAAACAAAGGACATTTTCCAGATGCTGTGATTTTCATCTAGTCCTGAGATGAACTGATATAAAAGAATGGAAAGGTATTTCTCCTATTAATCATTCAGATCATTCATCTTAGAATGATTACTTCAGTGATCAATTATCTCTACAGTTCTTCAATGCCTGACATGCAGAATTAGTACACTCAGTTGCCTCTGGATATTTTAGTCTTTACTCAGAAGTTAAGCCGCAACTTTTTTCTTCATATGAAGTCCTTTATATCTAATTGTAATTGCCTTCATCTCTGACAGACTTCAGGGAAAAGCAGGGGGGAGTCTGAAGTATCTAACACTCTTTCAACTACATGTTCTCATTTCCTTTAGGCTGAGAAAATAAGTCTTCCTCCCATTCCGTGGTCATAATCTCTCCTCCTATTCCTGGggcatcttcctttttttctccctcaggaGCTTCTTATCCTAAAAATACCTTCTGTTTCAGTCGTCCAAAACTTTGTAAGGCTTTCTTTACTCACGCGGGGAAAAGCCAAATTTGCTTCTTCTTAGTTAACAAGGTGAGACTATGGTACAACATGtagaagaagcagcatttcttgtGGAAGACTCACCCCATAGTCATTGTCATTATCATCATCTTCTTGAGTATCACTAAGTAGCTTGGCAAGGGactgcagagaagagactgaggAAATATCATCTATATCCATATCCACAGCCACTGCTTACCTGTGCAGAAAAAACAAGTGACAGATGAAGAAAGAACAACACCTTTTCTATACTGTCCTTCCTCAAATGCAAACAATTTTCCTGCTATGTTCTAGAAGGAAAAACTTTGTCCAAAAACTTACATGAGATGCCAACACATGTACAGTGGAATATAATCAATTTTCCCTTATCCATAACCAGGTTATTGACTCTTTTGCTCCATAAGCATCTGTTGTGGAGACAGCTCAAGTCTAACAGTGCTTATTAGCTCTGGCACAGCCCCATGCAAACATGGATTTTCTGCTACTGTGGCCAGGTTGAGGGCAGCATAATTTCTTGTTGCAGGTTTCAGTTTGGCATTCTGGACTATATTTGTCTCCCTGAGGAGCCAGGCAGAGGTCTCCACACCAGGTTCTCTGGCCTCCTTGTTCCAGGGAGGCTTAGGAGAGACTCAGCTCTAGGTCCAAGCTGAGCTGGGACTTTGTGCAGTGCCACAGGCAAGCTGGTATGCCTTCCAACAACCTAAAGCACAGGGAAGTGAGGTGCAGAGAGATCTAAGCTGCCCCCACAGAAACCAGCTTCGGTTTGTAACCAGTAATACTGTATTATctagaatttttttcctcctttagccCAGGTTCTCACTATCCAGGAACAGAGATTGTACTTGGCAATTAACTCAACAAATTTGCATATAACCATATAGCCCCATTCATGTAGCATCTTAAAGTCTTTAAAGCACACTGTATTCATCCTGACCAAACAGCTCTGAGATTGGGAAATTTAACCATCCCCATTACACAGAGCACTGAAGCCACCAAATAACTTGCTGCAAAACACAAAACCCAACGGTGGGCCTAGAGGGGGAAGCTGGGGgcgggagaggaagggaggaggagcgAGGGAAGGACAGCTCTCCCCACCCACCGCAGGGAGCTGCCAGCAAGCCAGGGTCGACACCTCCGCTGCAGCAGCGTCCCGCAGCAGCGTTCGGCCGCTGCAGCCTCTGGCCTTCACGGAACTTTCTGGAAGCGCTCGCGGCCCGGACGGCTCTGCCTCGATAGAAGCCGGCGGTGCCCCAGCCGCTTCCAGCTGCACACCGCCCCGCAGAccccgccccgggccccggcctcccgcggcccgcgccgcgccacgccacgccacgccacgccacgccacgccacgccacgccacgccacgccacgccgcgAGCAGCCTCCTCAGCGGGCCCaggcgcgccccggccccggcctcacTGCCGCCTCCAGCCGCCGTCCCGCACCGGCCGCGTCCCCCGTTGCCGCAGTAACAAGGAGCccgccgccccgcctcgccccgcgaGCCAATCCGGCGCGGCCATCACAAGCGGCGGCGAGAAGAGCCAATAGTTTGTAAGGGCGGTGAGAGCCCGGCCGGCGAGTGGGCCAtgggggcgaggggcgggcgcaGAGCGTTGCGTCACGCGCTATCTGCCGGAAGCCTGCGTAAATAGCGTCATCAGCGGACGCGAGCGCCGTGCGGGAGGCGGGAATTGGCAGTGGAGGGAGGCTGTTGCCGTCTCTCCGGTAAGTGCGCGGGGCCCCCGGGGCCCTTCACCTCCACctccgccctgccctgccctgccctgccctgccctgccctgccctgccctgccctgccctgccctgccctgccctgccctgccctgccctgccctgccctgccctgccctgccggtgccgcagccccgccgcatGGCCCGGTGGGCGGCGAGCCGGGCCCGGGCCCCCCGCGCGTCGCCTCAGCCGCAGGCCCGGGCCGCGCCTCCCTCCCCGAGGCCTGACGGCGGCGCGGCCCTTCTCTCGCAGGCCGCTGACAGCCATGAACCAGTTCAGCTTCGGGTcgggcgcggcgggaggcggcttcACCTTCGGCACGCCGAAGACGGCCGCTGCCACCACGGCCACGACCGGCTTCTCCTTCTTCACCTCTGCCGCCTCGGGAGGCTTCAGCTTCGGGACGGCGGCGCAGACGCCCGCCAGCAGCCAGCCGGCCGGGCTCTTCTCCTTCAGCACGCCGGCCACCACCGCGCAGCCTGCCTGCTTCAGCTTCGGCACGCAGCCCGCCGCCACGGCGGCTCCGGCCGGCGCCGTGTTCTCGCTGGGGTGAGTCCCGCGGCCCAGCGCTCACCGCCTCAGGGTGGGGGCGCCAGCGCTGCTGAGCGGTCTGCCGCTTTGGAAGCATTTTAGAAAGCAATTCAGAACAGAGTGAGCCCACTGCTGTTGTGGTGTGAATCCACGCTGCAGTGTAGCACGCTCAAAAAAGCATTTAATGAGGCCTATTCTTTCCCCCTATTCACTTTTCTATGGGATATTAAGAACAATCAATTCTGTAATTTATTCCATTGCTGAAAGTTGTATGTTTATGCTACTTCTTTTGAGACATGAGTCTATGCTGtttgaatggagaaaaaaatttttgagGTCTTGTATAATATGTCTTTCCTGTGGTGATTGAAACTTGGAATGTTCAGAATCTTTCTTTACCCAAGCAGGACCATTTAGTCCTTTCAAGAGGTTATACACTCTGGAATGGGAATTTGTAGAATCATTTGTCATCTCGGATATTTCCCCTTCTGAAGTAGAAAAATGTGATGAAACAGCCCAGGGAAATCCTGCTTGCTCTGATTTTGCCCAAACAGTGCTCTTCAGGTAATGTTAATAGAGGTAGAATGAAGGTTACCAAGAACCAACATCTTACCAATAGCAATGGAAAAGAGATGTTGTGTAGGAGTGAACTGTGGTTTTACTTTCTGTCATCTGCCTTGTGGCTGGGAAAGGGAAGAGACTAGAAAATGGTAAGTAATTGAGgttattggctttttttttccagttttatctTTTGCTTTACAGAATAGTGCCATTTCTAATAAGGGTCTCTAGAGCAGTTTATTAATGGAAAATCATACAAAAGAATGGTTTCACTTTTTCAAAAAATACACTGTTTCTTTCTTAGCttatgttctttccttttttcttccaattatggagcagctgctgctcaggaaggccTTTTGTCATCATTGTAGTGTTTTTGTTTGAATTGAAAATAACTTTTCCACATGAAAGCAGTGGAAAGGGAGTTGGATGGAGACTAGCAGTGGGAAGGTAGTTGGAAAAAAGTCTTGTGTTTGAAGCAGAGGAGGTGACAAGGATGTTTAAGATCTGAGAGAAGAAACTGTTTTACATTACCATAAATGTTTTGGAATACCTTGATGGGAGGGTGTAATTAAGAAGGAGTCAGTAAAAGTGGACTTAGAATTCTTATCATATAGACTTTAATACAATCTGTGTCAAAACTGAGCTGCAGTTAGCTTGAAATGTGGACCTGAAGTGCACATCTCTTTGAAATTAAGATGTTTTCTGCTGTCAGCAAATACTCTGTAAGAAAGGTCATTCTTAGTAGTTCACTGGATATGTCTCAAACAGATtaccttactcttttttttttttcctaggggaAATGCACCCAAATTAAACTTGGGAGGCAGTAGCACAACTCAAGCTACAGGTATCACAGGAGGCTTTGGGTTTGGTGGCTCTGTACCTGCTAGTGTGCCCTCAAGTCAAGCAGCAGCCCCATCTGGCTTTGTTTTTGGCTCTGCTggtaccaccaccaccaccaccaccactcagtCTGGGACAACTGGAGGGTTTAACTTTTCCAGTGGTAGTGTGACTCAGGCAGCAACACCCAGCTTCAATATCAGCACTGTAAGCAATGCAACCCCTCAAGCAGTGCCCATGGGGTTGACCTTTGGAacagtgcctgctgctgctgccaccactgcTGCCACCCTAGGAGCAACAACACAGCCAGCAACTGCCTTCAGCCTTGGGGGACAGTCCTCAGGTGAGTGCCTGGGCTGGAAATGGGGGCTGTAATCGGGAAGCCTGCCAACCTGGAGGGCACCTGGGGGGGGTGTATGAAGTTCTGAAGCCTCCTTCAGCTTTTGTTGGTGTGAAGTGAAACCTGTGattgtttcctttattttttccctatttATCCAGCATCTCTAGTTATGAATAATACTTACAATTTAGCTGTTGGCACACCATTTTCATGAGAAATAGCTGTCTCTAAACTCATGAGTTTGAACATACATTGAGCTCTACCTAgcaattgtttgctttttttcgaGGTTGTTAAGATAATACAGACACAAGTGCACCCATTAGGACCCCAACAGATATGCCTGTATCCATTTGTTTCTTAATGATGCAGCAATTGGCAGAGTTTTTATGTATGTCTAAATGGATTAGTGAGTTTGCCACCTGTCTAGGTCAGTCTGGTGAAGCAAAGCATCTGTTTGTGAGAGAGTTTCTCAGAAGAGCGTCTAGGTTTAGCTGTTTCTTGTGATACTTGAGCTTAATGCTGAAATGAAGTAGCCTGTTGTCTTGCCTCCTTAAATTCTGAATGGTTAGTCTTTATTTTGTGACTGTGTGTGAATTTGAAACTGGAGGTGATAAAAAGATAAGTACAGTGTAAGGTGGCATAGAAGGAAAGTAACTGCAGAGATAACAGTGGATCACTCGTGTTTGAATGTGCCTTGCATGATTTTGAATGACTTTGCTGTCAGTACTTTTTGGGCTGTTGGGGGTGGGGCTTGAGCATTATGGATAGGGATTCCTAAGCTGAGAGGTGTTTGAGAAGTATTACTTAGGAGTTTGGAGACTGAGGCTGAAATAATTCTGTCACTGAACAGAAGTGTCAGCTACATTTGAAGTGCTTGGATAAAGTTTTTGTTGGATTTGGGGGGTGTAGAGGCAGGGCTGGGAGTGGTGAGGAAGGGGAGTGCCCTGCCCAGGATGCTGAACTGCTGCTGAACCCAGGCAACAAACCTGTCTGTTTCTGCAGAGTCCAGCGAAAACTCAGGCTGCAACTTTCAATTTGTGTTGGTGATAGTGCAGGCCTCAGGAAGAATCATTGGTCTGCAGTGAGGGCTGAAGTTGGAATTGTTCTTAATCTGTGAATCTGTGTTAGAATTGGTCTTTAAAGTTGTTCATATAACAAAGGAACTTGTTAGCTCTAGTTAATTTCCTTGATAGTGCAGAGTATTTGTTAGATTGAAATTAATGTTTTCCTAATAAATATTCTTATCTCTACTAACTTGAATAATGCAATGATCAGTTTCTCCATAGCAATGGGttcatcttttcttgtttttttacttATGCTGCTACTTGTTCCAGGTCTAAACTTTGGATCATTGACTTCAACAGCAGCCActagtgcacccacaggaacattGACCACTAGTACGAGCCAGGCACCCACTCTGTCATTTGGAGCCAAACTTGGAGGTAGGAGATGATTTAGGAAATGATTCAAAGCATAGAGAACCTCCTGTCCTTCTCAGTTTAGTTCTCTCTACTGGAGTCTGGAAATGGGCTGGATGTATTTGTTAATGTGAATTTACAGTGGCATTGGTAATCTGTGAAAGTTCAATGAACTGTCTTATTAAATATACTAGATCTTGTACTGTCCTGTGTGCAGAATTGTGTTCTGTAGTTCTTTGCAGGGCATTATGGAACAGaagcaaaagcaaatgcaaagggTACATAGGAAAAGAGACAGAATGGAGGAGGAGTACAGGAAAAAGTTCAGAATTCTCTTGCACCCATTAAAAAAACATGGCATAAACTGACAGACTCATTGCATTCTCAGCTTGGCTCTTCTGAAATGTGTTAGAGCTTGACAAGGATCTGCTTGTATGAGACTTACATGTTCTGTTTCTAGTAACATCCACAGCTTCTGCAACTGCTACTACCACCACAACTTCCCTTCTTGGTTCAACTGGTCCTA
Coding sequences within it:
- the DNAAF6 gene encoding dynein axonemal assembly factor 6 — encoded protein: MDIDDISSVSSLQSLAKLLSDTQEDDDNDNDYGPHCSVSAMAPGNIGPVKKETTVTGTFQVKSENSKTIWNTEEVPEGSEFDDTWDPREQPEYDILFKQRVGTEDIFLGMSRKDPSTACCEDMVIKIKLPETKFSDITLDIQDKVLDLRTPQKKLLLHLPHPVDSKNGKAHFFSEEGILEVTLRMTREFDFINFA